Proteins encoded in a region of the Triticum dicoccoides isolate Atlit2015 ecotype Zavitan chromosome 3A, WEW_v2.0, whole genome shotgun sequence genome:
- the LOC119268375 gene encoding ubiquitin-like modifier-activating enzyme atg7 isoform X1: MAAKAEVRPRPLELDPIASRVELAFWEDLRRLKLDVLGTDDSPIPITGYYTPCTHPKMSGLLRLGRESLVPPSANSFGSRNSCPVPGTLINTNNMRGLQNLDVEYLLREEAKKILHDIMHGKIEEDPSLLLRFLVISFADLKNWKIYYSVAFPSLVFKSEMTLLSLHSASLVLSQEEAKSLSKSLKEWRSSNETAALPFFFVDISSDSCIAIRQLKDWKDCQDNGQKLLFGFYDHGCHQDPSWALRNYIAFLSLQLKIEKIQFLCYREKRSELDLEKSLIGEASFPQPHGWDDSDYVPEAIGWEGEKPGDGRKEKKLKEINLESMSPERRDEEQQLMHLKLMGWRHFPVDLEKLSGIRCLLLGAGTLGCEVSRLLMTWGVRKLTVVDGGHVSMPDVLKQSLYIDDDCGVPRATAIVSHLKERCPAVDVEAIQMEIPAPGNPVSPSVLDDCERLQTLVASSDVVFLLTDTWESRWFPTLLCANENKMAITAALGHDSYLVMRHGAGPGTRSGNMDDVIAQIQNLSTEDALGRQRLGCCFCNDTTSLFNSVSDETVALPGLTSIVSGKAVELFARMLHHPEGIHAPGDMAGMDTEHQLGLLPHQMRGSLPRCDLSTVISNSSNDCTACSNIVLSEYRREGLNFVMQAINQPTYLKDLTGISNLIKSDTCLKLPASLPVNPGKLSSARCLLLGAGTLGCDVARILMDYGVRNLTIVDSGCVVVSNLARQSLYTTKDRKTPKATAVLEHLKERCSSVEVEGIQMEIPMPGHPVSSKEAAGVLKACERLQELVATHDAVFLLTDTRESRWLPTLLCANENKIAITAALGYDSYLAMRHGAGPGTNSEGSDMVAAMNKLSAEDVLGGQRLGCYFCNDVIAPVDSVSNRTLDQQCTVTRPGLASIASGHAADLFTRLLNHPDGIHAPGDIAGTSSERPSGLLPHQMRGSLSQYSLLTLMGYSSSSCIACSNAVLREYRSRGLDFVMQVINEPTYLEDLTGLTELMKSADYSRVEWVDEVDDDEEFADM; the protein is encoded by the exons ATGGCGGCGAAGGCGGAGGTGCGGCCGCGGCCGCTGGAGTTAGACCCCATCGCGAGCCGCGTCGAGCTGGCGTTCTGGGAGGACCTCCGCCGACTCAAGCTCGACGTCCTCGGCACCGACGACTCCCCCATCCCCATCACCG GTTACTATACTCCATGCACACACCCAAAAATGTCGGGCCTCTTGAGGCTGGGCCGAGAATCATTAGTGCCACCATCTGCCAACTCCTTTGGCTCTAGGAACTCTTGTCCAGTCCCAGGGACCCTCATAAACACGAATAACATGAGAGGGTTACAAAACCTAGATGTGGAGTATCTActgagagaagaagcaaagaag ATCTTGCACGACATTATGCATGGTAAAATAGAAGAGGATCCTTCTCTGCTACTGAGGTTCCTTGTGATATCATTCGCGGATCTGAAGAATTGGAAGATCTATTACAGTGTTGCATTCCCCTCATTGGTTTTCAAGTCTGAAATGACTTTGCTCAGCCTGCATAGTGCCTCACTGGTGCTTAGTCAAGAGGAG GCAAAATCATTGTCTAAGTCACTGAAAGAGTGGCGCAGTTCAAATGAAACAGCAG CTCTTCCATTTTTCTTTGTCGATATATCCTCGGATTCTTGTATTGCTATAAGGCAACTCAAGGATTGGAAAGATTGCCAGGACAATGGCCAAAAG CTTCTATTTGGATTTTATGATCATGGTTGTCATCAAGATCCTAGCTGGGCTCTTAGAAACTACATTGCATTCCTTAGTCTGCAGTTGAAAATTGAGAAGATTCAGTTCTTATGCTACCGAGAAAAACGATCGGAGCTTGATCTAGAGAAATCCCTTATTGGCGAAGCATCATTTCCACAACCTCATG GCTGGGATGACTCTGATTATGTGCCTGAAGCTATTGGATGGGAAGGAGAAAAGCCTGGGGAtggaaggaaagaaaagaaactgaaAGAAATCAATCTTGAATCAATGAGCCCAGAAAG GCGGGATGAAGAACAACAACTGATGCACTTGAAGCTTATGGGATGGCGGCATTTCCCTGTTGATTTGGAGAAGTTATCTGGCATTCGATGTCTTCTGTTGGGTGCTGGAACTCTTGGATGTGAAGTTTCTCGCTTACTCATG ACCTGGGGTGTACGGAAACTAACAGTGGTTGACGGTGGTCATGTTTCTATGCCTGATGTACTCAAACAATCACTCTACATAGATGACGATTGTGGTGTCCCAAGAGCCACCGCAATAGTTTCACATCTAAAAGAGAGATGCCCTGCAGTG GACGTCGAAGCCATCCAGATGGAAATACCAGCGCCTGGGAATCCGGTTTCTCCAAGTGTGCTTGATGATTGTGAGCGTCTTCAAACATTAGTAGCTTCTAGTGATGTGGTCTTCTTGTTGACTGACACATGGGAGAGCAGATGGTTTCCAACTCTTTTGTGTGCAAACGAAAACAAG ATGGCCATCACTGCAGCATTAGGACATGACAGTTACCTTGTCATGCGACATGGTGCTGGTCCAGGAACAAGAAGTGGAAATATGGATGACGTGATTGCTCAGATACAGAATTTATCCACTGAAGATGCTCTCGGTCGTCAAAGATTGGGGTGCTGTTTCTGCAACGATACGACTTCCCTTTTCAAT TCAGTCTCTGATGAAACAGTAGCACTACCTGGGTTGACCTCCATTGTATCCGGCAAAGCGGTGGAGCTCTTTGCGAGGATGTTACATCATCCAGAGGG GATACATGCTCCAGGAGATATGGCTGGGATGGATACTGAACATCAGCTTGGTTTATTGCCGCACCAGATGCGAGGATCACTCCCGCGGTGTGATTTATCAACTGTGATAAGCAATTCCTCAAACGATTGTACTGCATGTTCTAATATT GTACTGTCTGAATATAGAAGAGAAGGGTTGAATTTTGTCATGCAAGCCATTAACCAACCAACATATTTAAAGGACCTTACAGGCATTTCTAATTTGATAAAATCGGACACTTGTTTGAAATTGCCAGCCAGCCTCCCTGTAAATCCTGGGAAGTTGTCTAGTGCTCGATGTCTACTTTTAGGTGCTGGAACTCTTGGGTGCGATGTTGCTCGTATTCTTATG GATTATGGTGTTCGGAATCTAACAATTGTTGACAGTGGTTGTGTTGTTGTGTCAAATTTGGCAAGACAATCACTTTACACAACTAAAGACCGCAAGACCCCAAAAGCGACAGCGGTACTGGAGCATCTAAAAGAGAGATGTTCGTCAGTA GAGGTTGAAGGAATTCAAATGGAAATACCGATGCCAGGGCACCCTGTATCATCTAAAGAAGCTGCTGGTGTGCTTAAAGCTTGCGAGCGTCTCCAGGAGTTAGTAGCTACCCATGATGCTGTCTTCTTGCTGACTGACACAAGGGAAAGTAGGTGGCTGCCAACGCTTCTCTGTGCGAATGAAAACAAG ATTGCTATTACTGCAGCCCTAGGATATGATAGCTACCTTGCCATGCGACATGGAGCTGGTCCAGGAACAAATTCTGAAGGTTCAGATATGGTTGCTGCCATGAACAAGCTGTCTGCAGAAGATGTTCTTGGGGGTCAAAGACTGGGGTGCTATTTCTGCAATGACGTTATCGCTCCTGTTGAT TCGGTCTCCAACCGAACGCTGGACCAACAGTGTACAGTAACACGACCTGGACTGGCCTCCATTGCATCTGGCCATGCTGCTGACCTCTTCACAAGACTGTTAAATCATCCAGATGG GATACATGCTCCAGGAGATATCGCTGGCACAAGCAGTGAGCGTCCGTCTGGTCTATTGCCACACCAGATGCGAGGATCACTATCGCAGTACAGCTTATTAACTCTCATGGGCTATTCCTCGAGCAGCTGTATCGCATGTTCCAATGCG GTATTGCGTGAATACAGGAGTAGAGGATTGGATTTTGTGATGCAGGTGATCAACGAACCAACCTACCTGGAAGACCTGACGGGCTTGACGGAGTTGATGAAATCGGCAGATTATTCTCGAGTCGAGTGGGTCGATGAAGTTGACGACGATGAGGAGTTTGCCGACATGTGA
- the LOC119268375 gene encoding ubiquitin-like modifier-activating enzyme atg7 isoform X2 yields the protein MAAKAEVRPRPLELDPIASRVELAFWEDLRRLKLDVLGTDDSPIPITGYYTPCTHPKMSGLLRLGRESLVPPSANSFGSRNSCPVPGTLINTNNMRGLQNLDVEYLLREEAKKILHDIMHGKIEEDPSLLLRFLVISFADLKNWKIYYSVAFPSLVFKSEMTLLSLHSASLVLSQEEAKSLSKSLKEWRSSNETAALPFFFVDISSDSCIAIRQLKDWKDCQDNGQKLLFGFYDHGCHQDPSWALRNYIAFLSLQLKIEKIQFLCYREKRSELDLEKSLIGEASFPQPHGWDDSDYVPEAIGWEGEKPGDGRKEKKLKEINLESMSPERRDEEQQLMHLKLMGWRHFPVDLEKLSGIRCLLLGAGTLGCEVSRLLMTWGVRKLTVVDGGHVSMPDVLKQSLYIDDDCGVPRATAIVSHLKERCPAVDVEAIQMEIPAPGNPVSPSVLDDCERLQTLVASSDVVFLLTDTWESRWFPTLLCANENKMAITAALGHDSYLVMRHGAGPGTRSGNMDDVIAQIQNLSTEDALGRQRLGCCFCNDTTSLFNSVSDETVALPGLTSIVSGKAVELFARMLHHPEGIHAPGDMAGMDTEHQLGLLPHQMRGSLPRCDLSTVISNSSNDCTACSNIVLSEYRREGLNFVMQAINQPTYLKDLTGISNLIKSDTCLKLPASLPVNPGKLSSARCLLLGAGTLGCDVARILMDYGVRNLTIVDSGCVVVSNLARQSLYTTKDRKTPKATAVLEHLKERCSSVEVEGIQMEIPMPGHPVSSKEAAGVLKACERLQELVATHDAVFLLTDTRESRWLPTLLCANENKIAITAALGYDSYLAMRHGAGPGTNSEGSDMVAAMNKLSAEDVLGGQRLGCYFCNDVIAPVDTGVLFLQ from the exons ATGGCGGCGAAGGCGGAGGTGCGGCCGCGGCCGCTGGAGTTAGACCCCATCGCGAGCCGCGTCGAGCTGGCGTTCTGGGAGGACCTCCGCCGACTCAAGCTCGACGTCCTCGGCACCGACGACTCCCCCATCCCCATCACCG GTTACTATACTCCATGCACACACCCAAAAATGTCGGGCCTCTTGAGGCTGGGCCGAGAATCATTAGTGCCACCATCTGCCAACTCCTTTGGCTCTAGGAACTCTTGTCCAGTCCCAGGGACCCTCATAAACACGAATAACATGAGAGGGTTACAAAACCTAGATGTGGAGTATCTActgagagaagaagcaaagaag ATCTTGCACGACATTATGCATGGTAAAATAGAAGAGGATCCTTCTCTGCTACTGAGGTTCCTTGTGATATCATTCGCGGATCTGAAGAATTGGAAGATCTATTACAGTGTTGCATTCCCCTCATTGGTTTTCAAGTCTGAAATGACTTTGCTCAGCCTGCATAGTGCCTCACTGGTGCTTAGTCAAGAGGAG GCAAAATCATTGTCTAAGTCACTGAAAGAGTGGCGCAGTTCAAATGAAACAGCAG CTCTTCCATTTTTCTTTGTCGATATATCCTCGGATTCTTGTATTGCTATAAGGCAACTCAAGGATTGGAAAGATTGCCAGGACAATGGCCAAAAG CTTCTATTTGGATTTTATGATCATGGTTGTCATCAAGATCCTAGCTGGGCTCTTAGAAACTACATTGCATTCCTTAGTCTGCAGTTGAAAATTGAGAAGATTCAGTTCTTATGCTACCGAGAAAAACGATCGGAGCTTGATCTAGAGAAATCCCTTATTGGCGAAGCATCATTTCCACAACCTCATG GCTGGGATGACTCTGATTATGTGCCTGAAGCTATTGGATGGGAAGGAGAAAAGCCTGGGGAtggaaggaaagaaaagaaactgaaAGAAATCAATCTTGAATCAATGAGCCCAGAAAG GCGGGATGAAGAACAACAACTGATGCACTTGAAGCTTATGGGATGGCGGCATTTCCCTGTTGATTTGGAGAAGTTATCTGGCATTCGATGTCTTCTGTTGGGTGCTGGAACTCTTGGATGTGAAGTTTCTCGCTTACTCATG ACCTGGGGTGTACGGAAACTAACAGTGGTTGACGGTGGTCATGTTTCTATGCCTGATGTACTCAAACAATCACTCTACATAGATGACGATTGTGGTGTCCCAAGAGCCACCGCAATAGTTTCACATCTAAAAGAGAGATGCCCTGCAGTG GACGTCGAAGCCATCCAGATGGAAATACCAGCGCCTGGGAATCCGGTTTCTCCAAGTGTGCTTGATGATTGTGAGCGTCTTCAAACATTAGTAGCTTCTAGTGATGTGGTCTTCTTGTTGACTGACACATGGGAGAGCAGATGGTTTCCAACTCTTTTGTGTGCAAACGAAAACAAG ATGGCCATCACTGCAGCATTAGGACATGACAGTTACCTTGTCATGCGACATGGTGCTGGTCCAGGAACAAGAAGTGGAAATATGGATGACGTGATTGCTCAGATACAGAATTTATCCACTGAAGATGCTCTCGGTCGTCAAAGATTGGGGTGCTGTTTCTGCAACGATACGACTTCCCTTTTCAAT TCAGTCTCTGATGAAACAGTAGCACTACCTGGGTTGACCTCCATTGTATCCGGCAAAGCGGTGGAGCTCTTTGCGAGGATGTTACATCATCCAGAGGG GATACATGCTCCAGGAGATATGGCTGGGATGGATACTGAACATCAGCTTGGTTTATTGCCGCACCAGATGCGAGGATCACTCCCGCGGTGTGATTTATCAACTGTGATAAGCAATTCCTCAAACGATTGTACTGCATGTTCTAATATT GTACTGTCTGAATATAGAAGAGAAGGGTTGAATTTTGTCATGCAAGCCATTAACCAACCAACATATTTAAAGGACCTTACAGGCATTTCTAATTTGATAAAATCGGACACTTGTTTGAAATTGCCAGCCAGCCTCCCTGTAAATCCTGGGAAGTTGTCTAGTGCTCGATGTCTACTTTTAGGTGCTGGAACTCTTGGGTGCGATGTTGCTCGTATTCTTATG GATTATGGTGTTCGGAATCTAACAATTGTTGACAGTGGTTGTGTTGTTGTGTCAAATTTGGCAAGACAATCACTTTACACAACTAAAGACCGCAAGACCCCAAAAGCGACAGCGGTACTGGAGCATCTAAAAGAGAGATGTTCGTCAGTA GAGGTTGAAGGAATTCAAATGGAAATACCGATGCCAGGGCACCCTGTATCATCTAAAGAAGCTGCTGGTGTGCTTAAAGCTTGCGAGCGTCTCCAGGAGTTAGTAGCTACCCATGATGCTGTCTTCTTGCTGACTGACACAAGGGAAAGTAGGTGGCTGCCAACGCTTCTCTGTGCGAATGAAAACAAG ATTGCTATTACTGCAGCCCTAGGATATGATAGCTACCTTGCCATGCGACATGGAGCTGGTCCAGGAACAAATTCTGAAGGTTCAGATATGGTTGCTGCCATGAACAAGCTGTCTGCAGAAGATGTTCTTGGGGGTCAAAGACTGGGGTGCTATTTCTGCAATGACGTTATCGCTCCTGTTGAT ACTGGGGTGCTATTTCTGCAATGA